The Thiorhodovibrio frisius genome segment TCGAACCCGCGTTCTGGCCGCTGGTACTGGCCGTGCCGGTGATCCTGGGGCTGTCGATCCTCCTGTTGAAGAAGCAGGAGACCTGAACATGTCGCATGCCGCGACGATTTACCGCCTGGGGATCAAGGAGCTGTGGAGCCTGGCGCGCGACCCGATGATGCTGGTGCTGATTGCCTACACCTTCACCGTGTCGATCTATGTTGCGGCCACAGCGATGCCGGAGACCCTGCACAAGGCGCCGATTGCGATTGTCGATGAGGATGCCTCGCCGCTCTCGATCCGCATCGCCACCGCCTTCTACCCGCCGCGCTTCAATCCCCCTGCGATGATCCCGCTGAACCGCATCGATGCCGGCATGGATGCCGGGGACTACACCTTTGTGCTGGACATTCCACCCGACTTCCAGCGCGATGTGCTGGCCGGTCGCTCGCCAGCGATCCAGCTCAACGTCGATGCCACGCGCATGAGCCAGGCCTTCACCGGCAGCAGCTATGTTCAGCAGATGGTGTTGGGCGAGGTCAGCGAATTCGTCCAGCGTTACCGCGCCAGCCCCGAATGGCCGGTGGAGCTGGCCCTGCGCGCACGCTTCAATCCCAACCTGGAGCAGTCCTGGTTCGGTGCCCTGATGGAGATCATCAACAACGTCACCATGCTGTCGGTCATCCTGACCGGCGCGGCACTCATCCGCGAGCGCGAGCACGGCACCATCGATCACCTGCTGGCCATGCCGGTGACGCCCGCCGAGATCATGCTGTCGAAGGTTTGGTCGATGGGCCTGGTGGTGCTGCTGGCCGCGACCATTGCGCTGGTGTTCGTCGTGCAGGGCATCCTTCGGGTGCCGATCGCGGGCTCGCTGGCGCTGTTCCTGGTCGCCGCCGGGCTGCATCTCTTCGCCACGACGTCGATGGCCATCTTCATGGCCACGCTGGCGCGCTCGATGCCGCAGTTCGGCATGCTCGCGGTGCTGGTCCTGCTGCCGCTGCAATTGCTCTCGGGTAACTCGACCCCGCGCGAGAGCATGCCGGAGCTGGTGCAAAACCTGATGCTCGCCGCCCCCACTACCCACTTCGTCGCAGCCAGCCAGGCCATCCTGTTCCGCGGCGCCGGCCTTGCCGTCGTCTGGCCGCAGTTCCTCACACTAGGCCTGATCGGCGCGGTGCTCTTCACCATTGCGCTCAATCGCTTTCGCAGGACCATTAGTCAGATGGCATGATGTGGAGGGGCGCGTAAGATCCGCATCACCGGCAACATCATCGACGATGATGCGGCGGAAGAAGACGAACTGGAATCGACGTTAGCGCAGGTGCTTCAACAGCCCTTTGGCATGGTCGCGTGACTACCGCAAGACTCGGCAGCCCCCTGCGCTATGGCCTTGTTTCTTTCGTGTGTTCCTCGAAGGCAGCAGTGGCGGACGCCGCAGGCAAGAGATTCTCGCCTTCCTTCAAGGGTCTTGCCTCCCGTGCCTGCTCCTCGATGACGCTCGACTCGCTGTACAAACCTGCTTCCGCCTTCGTCGACACGACTTCGAGGTCTTGGTGCCTCGATGCGGCGGGGAACGGCTTTGCCGGTACCGCACTTTGCGCGTTCGCTGCTGGTTTCTCGGCGAGCATGCTCACGGGAACGCCTTGAGGGAAGACGACTTCTCGGGCCTCGTCCGGCATCTCGATGCCGTGATTCTGAAAGGCGAGCTTCACCAGTCGGATGACCGAAGAGCGCACCTTCAGCCAGCTGTGCTCGCGCCCGTTGAGCCAAAAGTAGACACGCAGATTCACCGTTGCGCTGCCGAGGCTGTCCGCCAGGACCGAGGGCTCCGGGTCGTTCAGCACGGCTGGGTGGTCGGCCAGCACCTTGCGCGCAATCTCCTGGGCCTCGTTGATCGCATCGTCGTAGCCGATGCCGACGACAAAGTCCTCGCGCCGGTTGGCGTTGGTCGTGAAGTTGCTGAGAATGCTCTTGTAAACGGTCGCATTGGGGATCTGCGCGAGGTTGCCGTCGAGGGTCATCAAGATGGTGGTGCGCATGTTCAACTGCTGCACATAACCGGTCACGCCGGCGATCTCGACCAGGTCGCCGGTCTCGAATGGCCGCTGAATGCTCAGGAAGATGCTGGACAGAAAGTTCTCGGTGATATCGCGGAAGGCGATACCCAGGACCAGGCCGATCAGACCGGTGCCTCCGACCAGCGTCAAGGCCAGTTGCGTCAGGCCTGAGACCCTGAGAATGAGATAGACGCCACAGAGGACAACGAACCCGCCTGCCGCACGCGCAATCACCGTCTGCAGGAGTTTCGTCCGAACCCTTTGGCGGAGTAATGCGCGGACGCCTCGTGTCGCCAACAGCGCGGTCACCACCGACAGTACCAGGATGAGCAGTCCGAAAAGAAAGAACGGCATCGCGCGGATGAAGTCGCGCCAGAGCGCGGAGATACCGCTCGATGTCTGGCGGAAATCCCAAGCCGACGGTTGGGGCACCTCAATCCGGTTGGCGACGGCGACGACGTCCTGCGTATTGCGCGAAAGATCCCCAGCCCAGGTTCTCAGCTCATCGGACTCCACCTGACCGCTGAGAAAGACGACACCTTCCTGGACCCGGACCTGCGGGTCGGTGAACCAGTCGGTAGCATCCAGCACGGTTTGGAGTCGCTTGCGGATCTCTTCATCTTGCGCGACGGGTTTGACATCCACCTTCGCGGGTGCGAGCGAAAGCTCTTCTGTTGCGGAGCTGATGGGTTTGTGCGGCTCGTTTCCCGTGCCGACCGACTCCTGCGCCATGACCGAAGCGATGCCCCAGCAAAACATGGCTCCGAGCAATGCCGCCCGCAGGCATAACCTCATCGCGCAGCAGGGCCATGGCGACGTCATCGCCGCCACATCCAGTTGCGGATCTCCAGCAGATCCCTGCCATGTTTGGCGATGAAGTGCCGCTGCTCGATCAGCTTGTCCTGGACCAACTGCATCAGGTGCGCCCCTTTGATGGTGTTTTTGATCTTGGCTCAGTAGACACCTGACCCGATTGGCGTCCCTGCCTGGTTGTCACTCTCTCCATGTATTTGCAGAGATGGTTGAGAAAATCAGTCGACCGAGGGCCATTCCAAAAGGGCATGACCTGCCCCTGATGGCACGGCCTTAATCGACTTACTTGCCCGCGCCTGATGCAGCCTCTGACCCCATCCCGGTTCCCATTCCCATCCCCGGACGGCTCTGCCTCTGAGCCTGTTGTCCGGCCTCAAACTCCTCGGGGGTCAACTCGCCATCAGCGTTTTGATCGAAGTCCGCAAAGGTCGGCGGATTGGCGGCATTCCGCATAGGCATGCCCTGCGCGGAACGCTCCGCCATGCGCTCCTCATGGGCTGTTGTGAACTCCTGCTCGGTGATGGCCCCGTCGCCGTTCTTGTCACAGCTAGCGAACGTCATGGGGCCGGGCGGGGACTGGGCCAGCAAGGCTCCGGACAGCCCCACGCCAGCAAGGGTCAGGGCAAAGCTCATAGATAAGGTTCGGTTTTGGTGTCTCATCGTTCTATCTCCTAGGGCTGGTCAGGATTGGCGCGGTGCGCTCAATTGTAATGAAGGTCTTTGTGAGTCGTTCGTTGCAACTGTGCCGTCCCAGTCTTTCTGGACACGCCGCCTCACCACAACGACAGTCGTCTTAGCTGCCTTTCTTGATCTTTGCCTTGGCATCACCAATACCTGCCTGGGCTTTGCCTGCCTTCTTTTGGATCTTTCCCTCCACTTCCAGCTTTTCGTTGCCGACGGCATGACCGGCGACATCCTTCGCTTTGCCTTTGGCTTCTTCGTAGCGACCTTTGACCTGTTGCTTGTTCATCTGTCTATCCTGTGAATGAATTGAGTGATCACCCCAGCGCGGAATGGGATTTCCTGCGCTGAAGGAAAAAATACGCGCGCGAGGGCTCGCCGTCGGTTCGGCAGCACACATAGACAAAAGCTTTTTTTGTGCGCTACCGAACTGACATCCCCTGGACACTTCGGTCAAGCTCTCAATGGAGTGATCTTTCAACGACGCCCACCGGAGAATGACATGCTGTTCAAACAATTGTTCGAGCCGATTTCCAGCACCTATACCTATCTGCTCGGCTGCGAGGAGACCGGTCAGGCGATCCTGATCGATCCGGTGCTGCCCACCTGGTCGCGCGATCTCGCGGCCATCGCCGAGCTTGGGCTGAAGCTGGTCTACACGCTCGACACCCACATCCACGCCGATCACATCACGGCGGCAAGCACCCTCAAGCGCGAGTCCGGGAGCCGGATCGCACATCCCGCCATCGACGCGCTGCCCTGTACCGACGAGCCGGTGCAGGAAGGCACACCGCTGGCGGTTGGCAGCCTCCGGATCGACCCGCTCTTCACCCCCGGACACACCGACGGCCATCACGCCTATCGCGTCGGCGACCGCGTCTTGACCGGCGATGCGCTCCTGATCGACGGCTGTGGTCGCACCGACTTCCAGAATGGCGACGCGCCCGCGCTGTATCGAAGCGTGCGCGAAACACTGTTTTCACAGCCCGATGAAACACTGGTGTATCCGGCCCATGATTACGAGGGGCGGCGGGTGTCGAGCATCGCACAGGAGAAGGCCCGCAACCCGCGCCTCGGTGGTGAGCGCTCGCTCGCGGACTTCGTCGCGCTCATGGGTGAGCTGGATCTGTCCTATCCGACCTTCATTGACTATGCGGTGCCAGGAAACCGGGAATGCGGCGTCTGTCCCGCCGACGTACCGGAGGATCTCCAGCGGTATTGCAAGCAGATGAGTGACAGTCGACAGGGTTGAGGCACGCCTTGAGGAAGCGCGCGGATCCTCGTCGATCACGCGATCTCTGGGTCATCATCCTAAATTCGGCACTTAAAACCGCAAAGGCGAAAAGGCCCCGACGAGTGTAATCGAGTACTCTCATCCGCATCGTTTAGCCCGCAAATCGGTGTTTTGACTATGCGGATGCCTTGGCAATACGGATGATTTCCCGCGCGATGTCTTCAGGCGACAGGATTAAATCGATACACCCACTCGCGATAGCGCTCTCCGGCATCGCTGACTCCCCAGCGGTGTCGGGCGCTTGCGCGATGGTGATCCCCCCGACCGCTTTGATCTCGCACAGCGCCTCAGCGCCATCGCCATCCAAGCCGGAGACGATGACCGCGATGAGTTGGCCATTCCAGTGCTCGGTGAGGGAACGCAGAAAGACCGTGATCACATCGGGCCATCCGCGCGGTTTCGAGATCGGCTGGAGACGGAAAACCCCGTCGAGCACATGCAAATCCCGTTGCGCCGGGATGATAAACACCTGGTTAGGCCGGATAAGCAAGCGTTCCGTGATCAGTTCCACCGGCATCTTGGTGTAGGCGGGAAGAATCTCGTGGAGATGAGTCGCGACGGTTCGCAGGTGATTCACGATCACAATCGCCACCCCCATGTGAGGTGGTAAATGCTCGAGTAACCGGAGATAGGCATCGAGGCCACCGGCCGAGCCGCCCACACAAACGATCGGGAAATCGGTCGCAGTCGGCTTGGCGTTCATCGGCAGCCCTCTGTTTCGCGTCATACTTGTTCTTGCGTTTCGGTCGGTGCCTGAGCCTGAGGGCGTCCCTGCCCAGTTTCGATATCCCCCGCTGGCACCCTTGAGTGCCGTCCGGAGAAGTCCAACCCCTTGGCAACCAGCATTCCTCGATGGGTTCGCCAGGAGCTGTTGCGATGCAAGGCAATGCGTCGTCGTTCCTAGATATCTTTCTTGATCTCCTCCGCGACATCCTCGATCTCCTCCTTGGCATCACCAATGCCAGCCTGGACCTTGCCGGCGTTTTTTTGGAGCCTTCCCTCGAGTTCCAGATCTTCGTTGCCTGTGACATGACCGGCGACTTCCTTCACTTTGCCTTTGGCTTCTTCGTAGCGGCCCTTGACCTGTTGTTTGTTCATCTGTCTGTCCTGTCAATGAATTGAGCCATCACTGGAGCGCGGAATGGGATTCCCAGCGCTGAGAAGAACAATACGCTTGCGATGGATGGCTGTCGGTTCGGTAACGCACATAAGAACTTCCAGCACAATAAAATCCGCGCCAGTTTTTCGTGCCGCTCTGTACGCCACGGAACGGAACCCGCAAAAAATTCCGACACGGCGACACCGTCCTGATCGAGCACCAGCCGGTGATCCAGAATGGCCGCGTCTTGGAGAAAGGCCGTGTCCGAAAACAGCATTCTTAGCACTACCCGGCCATCGGCAGAGGCCCAGCCAGTCCTGGCCATCGATTTCGGCACCTCAAACACCTACGTCACCAAGTGTCCAGGCGATAAAGAAGATCCGGTGGGCGTGGATTTCGGCAACGGCCGCGACGGCATCGCCACCGCGATCCTCTACCGCGATGGCAAGGAGGCGCTGATCGGCCATGTGGCGCTGGAGGAGTTTGGCGAGGCGGGTGCCGAGCACGACGACTACCGCATCCGCGCCCAGTTCAAACCGGAACTGGTCAGCCTGCCCGGACCGAATGGCCCGACTCATGGCCAAGGCTGTCGAGAGCCGCAACCGATCACGCAGGACGAGGCAAGGAGCCGCCAGATTCCGGCTCGAGATGTCGGCTCGAGATCCCGGCTCGCGCTGCGGTGGCTTAGGGTCTACTCTATTAAGAGTATTATCCGGCCGGCGCAATACGATACCCTACCCGGAAACCCTGAAGGAATCCCTGGCAAGCTCATTGAGCGTGAATCAGAATGACACCAACTCTCGGTCAAAAAAAATTTCTGGTCGTCGACGATTTCGCTGACATGCGCTCGGTGCTGCGCGGCATTCTGCGTTCTCTGGCGGTGACTGACTTCGACCTAGCCGCCACGGGCAACGAGGCGCTGGCGCTGATGCGCAAGCGCCGCCCCGACATCATTCTGTGCGATTACAACCTCGGCGAAGGCAAGGACGGGCAGCAGGTTCTTGAAGAAGCTCGCGAGCAGGGACTCATCGGCGTCGATACCATTTATTTAATGCTGACCGCAGAAAACACCCGCGAGATGGTCCTGGCCGCAGTGGAGTATGTGCCAGACAGCTATCTAACCAAGCCATTTACCTCCGAACTGCTGAAAACCCGGCTCGAAAAGCTGATCCAACAAAAGGCGCAGCTATCAGGTGTGAATGAGGCGCTAGTCGCCAAGGATTACGCGAAAGCCCTGCGCGAAATCAATACCTTGCTGGTCAATGAGCCCAGGAACCGCCTGGAATTGCTCAAGGTCAAGGCCCAGGCCCTGATTAGCAGTAATCAGCTTGACCAGGCACAGAAGGTCTATCAAGAAATTCTCAACGACCGGGATATCCGCTGGGCGCGACTCGGCGCTGGCAAGGTGCAGTTCTTAAAGAAAGACTACACCCAGGCCGAATCCACCCTGCGCGCCATCATTAGCGATGATCGCTTCATGATGCAGGCCTACGACCTTCTTGTGCAGACCCTGATGGCACAGGGCCGCGTCGAGGAGGCCGAAAAGCTGCTGGAACAGGCCGTGCAGATCTCGCCGCGCGGGCTGAAACGCCAGATTCAACTCGGCAACGTCGCTTTAAATAGCGGTAACACCCAGACGGCGGAAAAGGCCTTCAGCCGCGCCGTGAACCTGGCCAAGTACTCAAGGTACAATCACCCGTTAATCCACAGCGGATTGGCCAAATCGCTCACGGCCAATGGCCGGCATACCGAGGCCACCAAGGTGGTCAACGAGATCGAACGCAATTTCTCCGGTCACGAGGATGCCGAGTTCTATCAAGCTACGGCGGACGCCATGATCAAGGCCAACCAGGGCAACCTCAAGGAGGCCGCAGCCGCCCTAGCCATCGCCGAAAAGGCCATGGGAGATGCCAGCGGCGCCGAGGCATCAGAGCTCGGGCTGGAAATGGTGAAAGCCTATGCGAAAATCGGTCAGAAGGACAAAGCAGAAGCCATGCTGCAAAGCTCTATCGCCAATAATCACGATGACGACGCCTTCATTGCTCAGGTCAAGCAGGTGTGCAAGAGCGCCGGCATGGGCGATGAGGGCGACAAGAAAATTCACAAAGTCCAACAGGATATCATCAAGGTCAACAACGCTGGTGTGCGCCTGATCAAACAGGGCGAGTATGACGCCGCGATCAAACTGCTGCGCAGGGCCGCCGATGAAATGCCTGGCAATAAAACTGTGAACCTCAATGTCGCCAAAGCGATTATCATGAAAATGGAACAACAGGGCGCGCAGGCCGAGGATATTCGCTTGGTGCGAAGCTACGTCGAGCATGTGCGCGCCGCGGCCCCCGATGACTGGCGACTGGCCGACATCTCTGCGCACCTGCAACGGCTGATGTCAAAGTAAGAGAGACCTGATCATGGCGATGGATTTTTCCGACATGCTGGCGTCGTCGATTCACGACATCAAGAATTCCTTGAGTCTAATATCGACCACCCTGGCCGAGATGATTGGCAACGACGAAAACAGCTTTGCCGATTCGCGTCAGCCCAGTCTGCTTCAACATGAAGTCCAGCGTGTCAATCATAATCTGGTGCAATTGCTGTCTCTGTATAAACTTGGCGATGGTGCCTTGACGGTCGATATCGACGAACACAACATCGAAGAGATGTTCATCGAGTGCATGGCGAACAATCGCACTGTTTGCCTTGCGCTTGGCGTCGAACTCAGCTATGACTGCGACCCAATGCTCAACGGTTTCTTTGACCTCGAGATGGTTCGCAGCGTCATCGACAGCACCATTGGCAATGCGCGGCGTTATGCCAAGGAGCGCATTCAAGTCTCCGCGCGTGAAGACTCCGGGTTTCTGGTCATCCGCATCGAGGACGACGGCCGGGGCTTCCCGCCTGAACTGCTCCACCGTAGCGATACCAACGACCAGCTCCACGCGGTCAACCCGCGCGCGTCGGGTCGCACCAGACTCGGCCTGCTGTTTGCTGAAAAAATCAGCGCCCTGCATCGCTCTGGCGAACGCAAAGGCCATATCGAAGTCAAAAATGGCTGTAGCCTGCCTGGCGGTTGTTTTGAGCTCTGGTTACCATAAAGCAGGTCAAACACCGCGCACAGATCCCGCCATGCCTCGACAGTTTCGCTCCAGAGGTCTTGCCTCTGCTCTGCTCACCGCTGCTCAAGTTGTTGCCAGCCTCGCGCTGCTGGCAAGCCCTCTACTGACTCAAGCCAGCAGCGATTTGCGGATGCTGATTGATGTCTCTGGCAGCATGCGCGAAAACGACCCGCAAAATCTGCGCGTGCCCGCGCTGCGACTGGTGAGCGAGCTGCTGCCGAGTGGCAACCAGTCCGGCGTGTGGTTGTTCGCTGATCGCCCCGAGCCCTTGGTTGCCCCTGGCGCGGTTGATGATGCCTGGAGGGCGCAAACCCGCGAGCGCCTGCGTCGCATTCACTCCAACGGCAATTTCACCGATATCGAAGCGGCCATTGATGCCGCGCTCGCGGGCTGGTCCGAGCCGCCCGCAGCCGATGAACAGCGCCATCTAATTCTGCTCACCGATGGCCTGGTTGATGTACCCGACGCCGCCCAAGATGCCTCTGGTGAAGACAGCGATGCCGCCTCGCGCCGGCGCATCCTGGAAACCATCATCCCCCGGCTGCAAAGTCTCAAGGTGAAAACCCATGTGGTGGCCCTGTCCGACCAAGTCGACGCGGCATTGGTCGAGGCGCTCACCGTACAAACCGGAGGCTGGCTCGAGGTTGCCAACAATGCGGCAGCCCTGCAGCGCGCCTTCCTGCGCATGCTCGAACAGTCCGCCCCACCCACTACTGTCCCAATCGAAGGCAACCGATTCACCATCGACTCGGCTGTGCGCGAGTTTACTCTGCTGGCCTTTCATGCCCCAGACTCACCGGTCTCCTTGATCACCCCTGCTGGCAAGACCATCACCGCCGGGCGTATTCCACTGGACGGCAAGACCCAGGTCACCTGGAACAACGCGCGGGATTACGATCTGGTCACTATCACCAGTCCGTCAACGGGCGACTGGGAGTTGCAGGGCAGCCTGGACCCGGACAACCGGGTCGCGGTATTGACCGACCTCAACCTGGCCATGGAGCCACTACCAAACGCCATCCCCAACCAGGCGAGCTTTCTCCTCGACGTCTGGCCAACGGAAAAAGGCGCCCCGATTAAAATCCAGGACTTTCTTGAGCTTGCCACCGCCAAAGCAGTCTTTGATCTCAGCCCCGAGGATGGCGAACCGCCGGTCGAGTCCGCGCCCATGAGCACGACCGATCTGACCGCGCCCGCCCCCGAATCCGCCGCAGCCATCCCTGCGCTATCGCTGATTCTGCCGCTTGATCCAGCATCCCTGACCTACCGGATGGAAGTCGAGGCCGGCACCCTCGAGCCCGGCACCTACGAACTGCGAGTCCTGCTGGAAAGCGCAACCTTTCAGCGACAACTCACCCGCGGCCTGCGCGTTACAGGCACACCGCTGACACTCGAATACGAACCCCAAATGCCTGCGGAGGGCCAAACTGGCGAGGCGCGCCTTGATATCCGCCTGAAGTTCGAGTCCAACCTCATTCGTCCCGGCAGCCTGTTTGGCTATCTGCGTCTCAAAGGTCCCGAAGGCTCGGAGGCGGTGCTGGAGTTCAACGCCCTGACCAACGGCTCCGCAACCTACGACATCCCAATCACCCGGGCTGGCACTTACCGCGCCAGCGCGCGCCTGAAGGCTGAAACCGTCGCTGGCGAGCCCCTTCTGCTCGAGCCGCCGGAAGAAACTTTCGTTTTCGATTTCGACGACGGACAAGAACAGGAGCCACCGGCCGCGACAGGCGAAGCAAGCATTTCCTGGACCCTGCTCGCGGCCGTGGTCGGCGGCGGAACGGCAGCCTTCGCGCTACTCATGACCTTGGTGCTGTTCATCACGCGCACACCTTCCGATAAGCCCGCCACCAAAAAGACCAAGGAAGCCAAGGCATCCAAAAAGGCCGCCAAGAATAAAAAGGGCACGGAACTAGCCGACTGAGCCGGCACACACCCACCCGCCAACAAAAACGAGGATGCCAAGGAATGACGACGCTCGAGCTTGCCAGCTTGATCATGTCCGCCGAGTTTGCTCTGGCCTCGGCGGTCATTCTGTTTATTGTGCGCCGGCGCCAGCGCAGTGCCGCCAGAACCCAGGAGACTCAGACCGCCGAGTTGCACCAGTCGGTAGAGAGCGAAATACCGTCACGCCGGGAAAGTCTGACCAAGCTGTTTCAGGCCAATGCGCAGCTCAAGGGCCGCCAACTCACCACCACGGTGAATCAGTTTCTCTCGCGGGAGCAGGCCTTTTATGACGCCATGCTCAACATCTACCTCAACAAAGACGGCAAATCCCTTGCTGACATCCCCGATGAATTGCGCAAGGTGCTCACCCCCTGGGCGGAGCTGCAAGAGAGCGCCAACGAGGACAGCGCCGTTGCGGGCGATTTGCAGGCCGAGAACACTGAACTCAGCCAGCAACTCGAGCACAACAAGGAAATTATCGAGCGCCTGCTCGAGGAGTACGACGCCACCTTCAACAAGTTCCAGCACGCCGAGGAGCCACCCCCTGAAGACACTGGAGAGCGCCCGACCGAGGAGCCCGAAGAAGAGGAAAGCCTCGAAGACCAGATCAACGATATTCTGTCCTCTGAGCCACCGGAGGCAGAACAGAATTTTGACGACATCGACGCAGCGCGGGACGAGACCGAGGGCGACGAAGAGGAGCCTCTGATTTTCTCCAACAACGACGAGGACGAAACCGAGGAACTCGCCGACCTGTTTGACTCCGTGCAGAGTGATGACGACAAACCCAAGGACAGCTGAGCGACTGCCAAGACCGCCATCAATGCCGCCAGTAAGCCGGCAAGAACAAAATCAGCAGGGTAAAGATCTCCAGCCGCCCGGCGAGCATGCCGAACACCCCCAGCCATTTCACCACCGGGTCCATGGTGGTAAAGCTCGTGGCAACCTCGCCCAGTCCGGGGCCGAGCAGATTAATGGTGGCGACCACAGCGCCGAAGGCCGTTTCCAGCTCCAGCCCCGTGGCCATCATGGCGAGGGTCAGCAACAGCGCCGTGACGATATAGAGCACATAGAAGCCCCAGACTGAAAAAAGCACATCATCGCGCACTGGACGTTTGCCGATTTTGATCGTTGCCATGGCCTGTGGGTGCGCAAGCTGGAACAACTGGCGCACCCCGAGCTTGGCCAGCAGCATCACCCGCAGCACCTTAAGACCGCCGGCGGTGGAACCTCCGCAGCCGCCGACAAAGGCCAGAATCACCAAACTCATGGGCACATGCAGCGGCCAGGCGGCAAAGGTCGCGGTGCTGTAGCCAGTGCCAGTCAGGACCGAGGCCGACTGGAAAGCCGCATAGCGCCATGCCTCCCAACCATCGCCATAGACACCCGCCCACCACAGACTCAGCGCCACCACGGAGGCACCCCCGAGGAAAATCAGACCGTAGGTGCGCACCTCCGGATCAGTGATATA includes the following:
- a CDS encoding VWA domain-containing protein → MPRQFRSRGLASALLTAAQVVASLALLASPLLTQASSDLRMLIDVSGSMRENDPQNLRVPALRLVSELLPSGNQSGVWLFADRPEPLVAPGAVDDAWRAQTRERLRRIHSNGNFTDIEAAIDAALAGWSEPPAADEQRHLILLTDGLVDVPDAAQDASGEDSDAASRRRILETIIPRLQSLKVKTHVVALSDQVDAALVEALTVQTGGWLEVANNAAALQRAFLRMLEQSAPPTTVPIEGNRFTIDSAVREFTLLAFHAPDSPVSLITPAGKTITAGRIPLDGKTQVTWNNARDYDLVTITSPSTGDWELQGSLDPDNRVAVLTDLNLAMEPLPNAIPNQASFLLDVWPTEKGAPIKIQDFLELATAKAVFDLSPEDGEPPVESAPMSTTDLTAPAPESAAAIPALSLILPLDPASLTYRMEVEAGTLEPGTYELRVLLESATFQRQLTRGLRVTGTPLTLEYEPQMPAEGQTGEARLDIRLKFESNLIRPGSLFGYLRLKGPEGSEAVLEFNALTNGSATYDIPITRAGTYRASARLKAETVAGEPLLLEPPEETFVFDFDDGQEQEPPAATGEASISWTLLAAVVGGGTAAFALLMTLVLFITRTPSDKPATKKTKEAKASKKAAKNKKGTELAD